A stretch of the Bacillus sp. B-jedd genome encodes the following:
- a CDS encoding DEAD/DEAH box helicase, translating into MIKFEELGISQPTLKAVLKMGFEEATPIQAETIPLSMQNKDLIGQAQTGTGKTAAFGIPLVEKIDTSIHAVQGIIIAPTRELAIQVSEELYKIGSGKRIQVLPIYGGQDIGRQIRSLKKGPHIIVGTPGRLIDHINRKTMRLDTVHTAILDEADEMLNMGFIEDIEAILAEIPTERQTLLFSATMPAPIQRMAEKFMKDPQVVRVKAKEMTVPSIEQYYVEVQEKNKFDVLTRLLDIQSPELAIVFGRTKRRVDELAEALTLRGYTAEGIHGDLTQAKRISVLRKFKEGSIDVLVATDVAARGLDISGVTHVYNFDIPQDPESYVHRIGRTGRAGKTGVALTFVTPREKSYLGVVERVTKRKMEKLNPPTLDEALEGQQKAVVEKIGQMIESNNLHYYKAAAAELLENHDASTVVAAVLKMLTKEPDTTPVKLTEEAPLPQRRDRDRKPFNRGGRGDSKGGYDRRKKSSGSARYGEKRPYEKRTGGKPRSFTK; encoded by the coding sequence TTGATTAAGTTTGAAGAATTAGGAATCAGCCAGCCAACCTTGAAAGCTGTCCTTAAGATGGGTTTCGAAGAAGCAACGCCAATCCAGGCGGAAACGATTCCGCTAAGCATGCAAAATAAGGACCTCATTGGCCAAGCCCAGACGGGAACTGGTAAAACTGCTGCTTTCGGTATCCCGCTCGTTGAAAAAATCGACACTTCCATCCACGCTGTCCAAGGCATCATCATTGCGCCTACCCGTGAACTAGCCATCCAGGTTTCCGAAGAGTTATATAAAATCGGCTCCGGCAAGCGCATTCAGGTTCTGCCAATTTATGGAGGGCAAGATATCGGCCGCCAAATCCGTTCATTGAAAAAAGGCCCTCATATTATTGTCGGTACTCCGGGCCGCCTCATTGACCACATCAACAGAAAAACTATGCGCCTTGATACTGTCCATACCGCCATCCTTGATGAAGCGGATGAGATGCTGAACATGGGATTCATTGAGGATATTGAAGCGATTCTCGCTGAAATTCCGACTGAGCGCCAAACATTGCTATTTTCAGCTACAATGCCAGCGCCAATCCAGCGCATGGCCGAGAAGTTTATGAAGGACCCTCAAGTTGTCCGCGTAAAAGCAAAGGAAATGACGGTTCCGTCGATCGAGCAATACTATGTTGAAGTTCAAGAGAAAAACAAGTTCGATGTGCTGACAAGGCTTCTTGATATTCAATCACCTGAGCTTGCGATTGTGTTCGGGCGGACAAAGCGCCGCGTCGATGAGCTTGCTGAAGCACTGACTCTAAGAGGCTATACAGCTGAAGGAATCCACGGTGACCTAACCCAGGCGAAACGCATTTCCGTTCTGCGTAAGTTCAAGGAAGGTTCCATTGATGTCCTCGTTGCTACAGATGTGGCAGCACGCGGACTCGATATTTCAGGCGTTACGCACGTGTATAATTTTGACATCCCGCAGGATCCGGAATCTTACGTACACAGGATCGGACGTACAGGCCGGGCCGGCAAGACAGGTGTCGCATTAACTTTTGTTACCCCGCGTGAAAAGTCATACCTTGGGGTTGTTGAGCGGGTGACGAAGCGGAAAATGGAAAAGCTGAATCCGCCAACTCTTGATGAAGCATTGGAAGGCCAGCAAAAGGCAGTCGTTGAAAAAATCGGCCAAATGATTGAATCCAACAACCTGCATTATTACAAAGCCGCTGCTGCTGAGCTTCTTGAAAACCATGACGCGTCAACAGTAGTCGCAGCTGTTTTGAAAATGCTGACGAAAGAGCCAGACACCACCCCTGTGAAGCTGACTGAAGAAGCGCCTCTTCCACAAAGAAGGGACCGCGACAGAAAGCCATTCAACAGAGGCGGACGCGGAGATTCCAAAGGTGGATATGACCGCCGCAAAAAAAGCTCAGGCTCTGCACGCTATGGCGAAAAACGCCCGTACGAAAAGCGCACAGGCGGCAAGCCAAGGAGTTTTACTAAGTAA
- a CDS encoding NERD domain-containing protein — translation MLVKSRSESEELKGLRYLNTRMELPEKTKYHLSILEKGFEGELKFDQLANHLKEERYILDGLLLEWNGSTFQLDKVIISESVIHLLDTKYYSGDYYWDNGKLYYLATGKECKNPIAQLNRSLLLFKQLIQSLKLNYLVEAFAIFVHSEFTLYQAPKDLPIILPTQVNRFLSELNNTKSALNDGHRKLAQALIALNQTKNPYEKLPEYSYEQLQKGMFCKNCKTLLFVSERNNFVCGKCGEREKFEDAVLRNVEEYKFLFPGRKITTSNIQDWCRTGLSHRTLTRILKKHYLAFGKTSNTYYE, via the coding sequence ATGTTAGTTAAAAGCCGGTCAGAATCAGAGGAATTAAAGGGTTTGCGATATTTAAACACACGAATGGAGCTACCTGAAAAAACAAAGTATCACCTTTCCATCCTGGAAAAAGGTTTTGAAGGGGAGCTCAAATTTGACCAGCTGGCCAATCATTTAAAAGAGGAAAGATATATTCTTGATGGGCTCCTGCTGGAGTGGAATGGGTCGACTTTTCAGCTGGATAAAGTAATTATTTCAGAAAGCGTCATTCATTTGCTCGATACTAAATACTACAGCGGCGATTATTACTGGGATAACGGTAAATTGTATTACCTGGCAACCGGTAAGGAATGCAAAAACCCCATTGCTCAATTAAATAGGAGCCTGCTGCTATTTAAGCAGCTGATCCAAAGCCTCAAACTGAATTACCTCGTGGAAGCCTTTGCCATCTTTGTGCATTCCGAATTCACCTTATACCAAGCCCCCAAGGATCTCCCGATTATTCTCCCAACCCAAGTGAACCGTTTTCTCAGCGAACTGAACAACACGAAGTCTGCCCTGAATGACGGCCACCGCAAGCTTGCCCAAGCGTTGATAGCCCTCAATCAAACGAAAAATCCTTATGAAAAATTACCAGAGTATAGTTATGAACAACTGCAGAAGGGAATGTTCTGCAAAAATTGCAAGACACTGCTTTTCGTTTCGGAGCGCAACAATTTTGTATGCGGGAAATGCGGAGAACGGGAAAAATTCGAAGACGCTGTTCTAAGAAATGTAGAGGAATATAAGTTTCTCTTCCCAGGAAGGAAGATAACCACTAGCAATATACAGGATTGGTGCCGCACAGGGCTAAGTCATCGAACTTTAACTAGGATTTTGAAGAAACACTATTTAGCTTTTGGGAAAACAAGCAATACCTATTATGAATAA